The window AAAGACAAAGAAAATCGCATTAACTGGCCTGTTGTAGTTGAGTAAGTACATGGGTTACCTGGTGCAATCGCTCCTCAGGGGTTTCCATGTCAAAGCTGAATTTTAAATGGTTTGCGCCGTCGAGTCGGAAATGTTGTGGCATTTTTTGAACCAGCTTAACAATTGTAAGCGGATCGACCTGAGTCTGGCTGGCAAACTCAAGGCGGCCGCCCTGCCTGCTGGCTTCGACCTTGGTGATACCCATTTGTTCTGCCTGGAAGCGTATCTGTGTTTGACGGAACAAGTTTTTCAAGGGCTCCGGAAGCAGCCCAAAACGATCTATCATCTCAACCTGGAGTTCATTGAGGTCGGCTTCATCTTTTACTGAGGCGATACGCTTGTATAGTATCAGGCGAGTGTGGACATCGGGTAGGTAGTCGTCTGGGATCAGTGCCGGGATGCGCAGATTAATTTCGACGCCTTGCTGTTCCGGTTGATCCAGGTCGATGGTTTTACCTTCTTGAATCGCTTTCACCGCCCGCTCGAGCATATCCATGTAAAGCGAAAAGCCGATGGCCTGCATCTGCCCGCTCTGCTCGTCGCCGAGCAACTCGCCTGCACCGCGAATTTCCAGGTCGTGGGAGGCGAGAGTAAACCCCGCGCCCAGGTCTTGCGCTTCTGCGATGGCTTCCAGGCGCTTGAGGGCGTCATTGGTCATGGCTTTTTTGTTGGGGGTCATCAAATAAGCGTAAGCCTGGTGGTGGGAGCGCCCAACACGTCCCCGCAATTGGTGGAGTTGGGCCAGACCGAACTTGTCAGCCCGCTCAATGACGATGGTGTTCGCTGTAGGGACATCAATCCCAGTCTCGATAATCGTAGTGCTGACCAAAATATTAAAGCGCTTGTGATAGAAGTCTGACATCACACTTTCCAGCTCTCGCTCGCGCATTTGACCATGGCCGATACCGATACGTGCTTCGGGCACCAGCGCCTGTATCTCCTGTGCACGCCGGTCGATGCTTTTTACCTCGTTGTGCAGAAAGTAAACCTGGCCACCGCGTAAAATTTCTCGCAGTATCGCTTCTTTTATAAGGTTGTCGTCGCTCTCTCGCACGAAGGTTTTTACCGATAGCCGTTTGGCGGGCGGTGTGGCGATTATCGAAAGGTCACGAATGCCATTCATCGACATGTTAAGTGTGCGTGGAATTGGTGTTGCTGTTAGGGTGAGAATATCGACCTCTGTCCGCAACGCCTTCAGTGCTTCCTTCTGTCGCACGCCAAAGCGATGCTCCTCATCGATAATTACCAGTCCCAGATTGGGGTACTTGAAGTCCCCTAGTATCAATTTGTGCGTGCCAATGAGAATGTCCACGCTGCCTTGTTCGAGTCTCTGCTGTACGTTGGTGAGCTCCTTTTGACTGCGAAAGCGGGAGACGACTTCGATATTTACCGGCCAGTCTGCGAATCTGTCCTTAAAGTTGTCGAAATGTTGTTGTGCCAGCAGTGTTGTAGGTACCAGAACCGCAACCTGTTTGCTGTTTTGTACAGCGATAAAGGCAGCGCGCATCGCAACTTCCGTTTTTCCGAAACCGACGTCGCCACAGACCAGGCGATCCATGGGTTGCGCTGAGAGCATGTCGTCGCGGACTGCACGAATAGCTGATTGCTGGTCTGGCGTTTCTTCAAACGGGAACCCTGCGGCGAACTGATCGTAGGCCTCCTTGGGATTGTCGTAACTGAACCCTTGCCGGGCCTTCCGCTTTGCATAAATCTCGAGCAATTCTGCTGCGACGTCGCGTATTTGTTCTGCGGCTTTTCGCTTCGCTTTTTGCCAGGTTTCGCTGCCAAGCCGGTGAAGTGGTGCCAGCGCCGGGTCGGCGCCGCTGTAACGACTGATCATATGCAGGTTGGCAACCGGGACATAGAGCTTGGTGTCGTCTGCGTATGCCAAAACCAGGAACTCATCTGCCTGGCCATCGTGTTCTATCGTCTGTA of the Teredinibacter turnerae T7901 genome contains:
- the mfd gene encoding transcription-repair coupling factor, translated to MKDATFLPEIPTKPNDKRSWGQLIGSSGAALSIVESAQNFSGNCVVVAPDMATAEIFKSDIEVLQKGRNNGRKVYLFNDWETLPYDSFSPHQDIISERMRCLYHLHASDNCIIIVASSTLLQRLPPTDYILSHSLVLKVNDQLDREEFRHHLTNSGYTSVDTVYQHGEFAVRGALIDVYPMGSRAAYRIELFDDSVDSLREFDPETQRTITQVESIELLPGKEFPFDKAGINAFKSRWYETFDVDHSACPVFQDISSGLSPAGVEYYLPLFFDETATLFDYLADAPEKTLLFVHEKVPQAIENHWKDIESRYLSRNGDRERPILPTHRAFHPVNALYSAMKPYPRVTLYNQSIVEGKGSDNLMLSTSPALSVDSKANNPLHLLESFLNRTDKRVLFCAESSGRKETLKEQLKKIGVRPEESTSVFSFLESQQKIAITVAQLDNTVNCQQPGFILIAEQQLFGNRVQQRRRRSKNAEDPDNIIKNLTELKLDAPVVHLDHGVGRYKGLQTIEHDGQADEFLVLAYADDTKLYVPVANLHMISRYSGADPALAPLHRLGSETWQKAKRKAAEQIRDVAAELLEIYAKRKARQGFSYDNPKEAYDQFAAGFPFEETPDQQSAIRAVRDDMLSAQPMDRLVCGDVGFGKTEVAMRAAFIAVQNSKQVAVLVPTTLLAQQHFDNFKDRFADWPVNIEVVSRFRSQKELTNVQQRLEQGSVDILIGTHKLILGDFKYPNLGLVIIDEEHRFGVRQKEALKALRTEVDILTLTATPIPRTLNMSMNGIRDLSIIATPPAKRLSVKTFVRESDDNLIKEAILREILRGGQVYFLHNEVKSIDRRAQEIQALVPEARIGIGHGQMRERELESVMSDFYHKRFNILVSTTIIETGIDVPTANTIVIERADKFGLAQLHQLRGRVGRSHHQAYAYLMTPNKKAMTNDALKRLEAIAEAQDLGAGFTLASHDLEIRGAGELLGDEQSGQMQAIGFSLYMDMLERAVKAIQEGKTIDLDQPEQQGVEINLRIPALIPDDYLPDVHTRLILYKRIASVKDEADLNELQVEMIDRFGLLPEPLKNLFRQTQIRFQAEQMGITKVEASRQGGRLEFASQTQVDPLTIVKLVQKMPQHFRLDGANHLKFSFDMETPEERLHQVTHVLTQLQQAS